In one window of Candidatus Binatia bacterium DNA:
- the sppA gene encoding signal peptide peptidase SppA produces MNPFRTRPEPLIERKLEGRGRDKVVLVEISRLIVSAERPGFLGSRGQSLLARVREELKRAEEDDRVRALVLRINSPGGTVTASDTLYHEIREFAAKSGRPVVAHLLDVGTSGAYYVALAADEIVASPTTVTGSIGVLLAGVNVSGLLDKIGVKDQTLKSGALKDAGSPLRPMTPADEAVLLGILSAMHERFLSLVKERRPQVVPESWDKIRDGRVFYASEALALGLVDRIGYLDEAIERAKQLAQVTEATVVTYRRPSQYAENIYSVAGSAETPLLPLWKVLGTDLSWFFGGPEFWYVWLPEPVP; encoded by the coding sequence TTGAACCCGTTTCGAACCCGGCCGGAGCCCTTAATCGAGCGCAAGCTGGAAGGCAGGGGTAGAGACAAAGTTGTTCTCGTGGAGATTTCGCGGCTGATTGTGTCGGCCGAGCGGCCCGGTTTCTTGGGTTCCAGGGGCCAGAGTTTGCTCGCGCGTGTGCGCGAGGAGCTGAAGCGGGCCGAGGAGGACGATCGCGTCCGGGCGCTCGTGCTGCGCATCAACAGCCCGGGAGGCACAGTCACAGCGAGCGACACGTTGTACCACGAAATTCGCGAATTTGCTGCGAAGAGCGGGCGGCCGGTTGTGGCGCATTTGTTGGACGTAGGGACTTCAGGGGCATACTACGTTGCCCTCGCGGCGGACGAGATTGTTGCAAGCCCGACCACGGTGACTGGTAGCATCGGCGTACTCCTCGCAGGAGTTAATGTGAGTGGGCTCTTGGACAAGATCGGCGTGAAAGACCAGACACTAAAGTCTGGTGCGCTCAAGGATGCCGGGTCGCCTCTCCGTCCAATGACACCTGCGGACGAAGCCGTACTCCTGGGGATTCTGTCTGCCATGCACGAACGCTTTCTTTCGCTTGTGAAAGAACGTCGGCCGCAGGTGGTGCCCGAGTCTTGGGACAAAATCCGCGATGGCCGAGTCTTCTACGCCAGCGAAGCATTGGCGTTAGGTTTGGTCGATCGGATTGGTTACTTGGACGAGGCGATCGAACGCGCAAAGCAGCTCGCGCAAGTGACGGAGGCAACCGTGGTCACGTACCGCCGGCCCTCCCAGTACGCGGAGAATATTTATTCTGTTGCAGGCTCGGCGGAGACGCCGTTGTTGCCGCTTTGGAAGGTGTTGGGCACGGACCTAAGCTGGTTCTTCGGCGGACCGGAATTTTGGTACGTGTGGCTTCCGGAACCCGTCCCCTGA
- the rfbB gene encoding dTDP-glucose 4,6-dehydratase: protein MAMPGRCILVCGGAGFIGTNFVRLAVERGAAKVVILDKLTYAGNAGNVPQHPRVIFVRGDIGDRELVQTLLAEHQPVWVVNFAAETHVDRSIDWPEPFVRTNIDGTFGLLESVRRYWSSLPGGTKERFRFLQVSTDEVYGSIPDGERASEERAYRPNSPYAASKAAGDHLARAYYVTYGVPVLITNSSNNFGPFQYPEKLIPLMILNALDGRDLPIYGDGGNVRDWMYVADHCEALLRVLEHGAAGAQYNVGAGNERTNLEVVDSLCAALEELFPARTNPHLQARGFAAYEQLKVFVEDRPGHDRRYALDSSRLRRELGWQPQYDFLAGLRETVRWYFAHRDWCAAVLAGRYDRQRLGLSASRS from the coding sequence ATGGCAATGCCGGGTCGATGTATTCTTGTTTGCGGTGGCGCTGGATTCATCGGGACGAACTTCGTTCGTTTGGCCGTGGAGCGGGGCGCCGCGAAGGTGGTCATTCTCGACAAGCTGACGTATGCAGGCAATGCGGGCAATGTGCCACAACATCCTCGCGTGATATTCGTGCGCGGTGACATCGGCGACCGGGAGCTCGTCCAAACCTTGCTGGCCGAACACCAGCCTGTTTGGGTGGTGAATTTCGCTGCGGAAACCCATGTGGACCGCTCGATCGATTGGCCAGAGCCCTTCGTGCGGACGAACATCGACGGTACATTCGGGTTGCTCGAATCTGTACGGCGGTATTGGTCATCGCTGCCCGGTGGGACCAAGGAGCGCTTCCGTTTTCTCCAAGTATCGACGGACGAGGTTTACGGCAGCATTCCTGATGGGGAGCGAGCAAGTGAGGAGCGTGCGTATCGGCCGAACTCTCCGTACGCTGCTTCCAAGGCTGCGGGGGACCATTTGGCACGGGCTTACTACGTCACTTACGGGGTTCCCGTGCTGATCACGAATTCGTCAAACAACTTCGGGCCGTTCCAGTACCCCGAGAAGCTGATTCCTCTCATGATTCTCAATGCCTTGGACGGCCGTGATCTGCCCATCTACGGGGATGGCGGCAATGTGCGCGACTGGATGTACGTTGCCGATCATTGCGAGGCGCTCCTTCGTGTTTTGGAGCACGGAGCCGCTGGTGCGCAGTACAACGTCGGAGCAGGGAATGAGCGTACAAACTTGGAGGTGGTGGACTCGCTGTGCGCAGCCTTGGAGGAGCTGTTTCCGGCACGAACCAATCCCCATTTACAAGCGCGCGGGTTTGCTGCGTACGAGCAACTCAAAGTTTTCGTCGAAGACCGGCCTGGGCATGATCGACGTTATGCGTTGGACTCGAGCCGCCTGCGTCGTGAACTCGGATGGCAGCCTCAGTACGATTTCCTCGCTGGGTTGCGGGAGACGGTGCGCTGGTATTTCGCTCATCGCGACTGGTGCGCTGCGGTTCTTGCAGGACGATATGACCGACAACGCCTGGGCCTGAGTGCCTCTCGTTCGTGA
- a CDS encoding superoxide dismutase — translation MAYEVQVGLRPRDLHGISEEQIAQHWKLYEGYVAQVNALRSELEGLRREGKGNTVQYADRRRRLGFEYNGMVLHEYYFGNLKADVDELRESSELYKLLVAQFGGFDQFRDDFVACGATRSIGWAILAFDPQVGTVNNHFVQIHEEGNVAGFVPLLVMDVWEHAYMVDYGATGRPQYMQAFWRNVNWPVVEKRFVDAVRGVIPRRC, via the coding sequence ATGGCTTACGAAGTACAAGTCGGTTTGCGCCCGAGGGATCTTCATGGAATTTCGGAAGAGCAGATCGCTCAGCATTGGAAGCTGTACGAAGGCTATGTTGCCCAGGTGAATGCCTTGCGCTCCGAGCTCGAAGGTTTGCGGCGCGAGGGGAAAGGGAACACCGTGCAGTACGCGGATCGGCGGCGTCGCCTTGGGTTCGAGTACAATGGCATGGTGCTGCATGAGTATTACTTCGGCAACCTCAAGGCAGACGTGGACGAGTTGCGCGAGTCCAGCGAGCTCTACAAACTGTTGGTTGCACAGTTTGGTGGGTTCGATCAGTTCCGAGATGATTTCGTCGCGTGTGGGGCGACGCGGTCCATTGGCTGGGCAATCTTGGCGTTCGACCCGCAAGTCGGTACGGTCAACAATCATTTTGTGCAGATCCACGAGGAGGGAAACGTTGCTGGTTTTGTTCCCCTCCTCGTGATGGATGTTTGGGAGCACGCGTATATGGTCGATTATGGCGCGACAGGCCGCCCCCAGTACATGCAAGCATTTTGGCGGAATGTGAATTGGCCAGTTGTTGAGAAACGGTTCGTCGACGCCGTGAGGGGAGTGATTCCCCGCAGATGCTGA
- a CDS encoding TIGR03560 family F420-dependent LLM class oxidoreductase, whose protein sequence is MGKVHFGVTLPQIKRKWEETRAAAETFESLGFDSVWLNDHLFGVPMPNLPILEAWTTLAAVAGVTQRVRLGTLVSPVGFRNPALLAKMAATLDHISNGRVIVGLGCGWFQMEFEGYGYTFPALCQRLEQLEEAAVLMKRLWTEPQVSFEGRHFSARDAFCEPKPTQRPHPPLLIGGGGERVLLHLVAIHADIWNNLAVNQNELPRKIQVLREHCAQVDRKWDTLTISQQCLVVIGTDEADAEAKLQKAQAIYGGHMGSPGPLTLAGSPEKIIDRIHAHVDLGCTMFVMEFFGRDTREPARLFAERVMPAFA, encoded by the coding sequence GTGGGAAAAGTTCACTTTGGAGTCACGTTGCCGCAGATTAAGCGGAAGTGGGAGGAAACACGCGCTGCAGCGGAAACCTTTGAGTCGCTGGGGTTCGATTCTGTGTGGCTGAACGACCACCTGTTCGGCGTTCCCATGCCGAATCTGCCCATCTTGGAGGCCTGGACCACGCTTGCCGCAGTGGCCGGGGTGACACAGCGCGTACGGCTTGGCACACTGGTTAGTCCGGTTGGGTTTCGCAACCCGGCGCTGTTAGCGAAAATGGCCGCAACTCTCGACCATATCAGCAACGGGCGAGTGATTGTTGGTTTGGGTTGCGGGTGGTTTCAAATGGAGTTCGAAGGCTACGGCTACACGTTTCCCGCTTTATGCCAACGTCTCGAGCAATTAGAGGAGGCAGCGGTGCTGATGAAGCGGCTGTGGACGGAGCCGCAGGTGTCGTTCGAAGGACGGCATTTCAGCGCCCGGGATGCCTTTTGCGAGCCCAAGCCCACGCAGCGACCGCATCCGCCTTTGCTCATTGGGGGCGGGGGCGAGCGGGTTTTGCTCCACCTCGTCGCAATTCATGCCGACATCTGGAACAACTTGGCGGTGAACCAGAACGAACTGCCTCGGAAGATTCAGGTTCTCCGCGAGCACTGCGCACAGGTGGATCGTAAGTGGGACACCCTCACGATTTCTCAGCAATGCTTGGTCGTGATTGGAACGGATGAAGCGGACGCAGAAGCTAAATTACAAAAGGCTCAGGCGATTTATGGTGGGCACATGGGTTCGCCAGGGCCTCTGACATTGGCCGGCAGCCCGGAAAAAATCATCGATCGCATCCATGCGCATGTCGATCTTGGTTGCACGATGTTTGTGATGGAATTTTTCGGTCGTGACACGCGCGAGCCAGCGCGCCTGTTCGCCGAGCGGGTCATGCCCGCTTTTGCTTAA
- a CDS encoding phosphatidylinositol-specific phospholipase C1-like protein, translated as MVQMSRCGARLLVLSVLLPVLFTLGGCGDDGETAQRWPYLRDHELRLNHFQVIGTHNSYHIEPRPALMEYLLRRLGSLAEGFQYSHIPLWQQFEQQGVRQIELDVFADPRGGLFSHRAGLALIREDPDAGIPQLLEPGFKVLHVQDIDFESTCWTLVECLQEVKRWSDEHPRHMPLMVLIEAKDEWIPVAGSAVPVPIGEAELDALDAEIRSVFPEEQLITPDFVRGDRPTLEDAVRNVGWPTLGESRGKVMFCLDNGGAVRAAYLAAHPSLLGRVMFVSAGPSEAEAGFIKLNDPIGDFDTIRDMVARGFVVRTRADADTVEARTGNTEPRDRALASGAQWVSTDYPVPDTRWGHGYVASIPGGTPARCNPVVAPADCEPTQIEHPLFLQ; from the coding sequence ATGGTCCAAATGAGTCGGTGCGGTGCGCGGCTTTTGGTTCTGAGTGTCTTGCTTCCCGTCCTATTCACCTTGGGTGGTTGTGGCGATGATGGCGAAACCGCACAACGCTGGCCTTACCTGCGGGACCACGAGCTGCGGTTGAACCACTTCCAAGTCATCGGCACTCACAACAGTTACCACATTGAGCCGCGTCCAGCTTTAATGGAGTACTTGCTGCGCCGGTTAGGATCTTTGGCCGAGGGCTTCCAGTACAGCCATATTCCTCTGTGGCAGCAGTTCGAGCAGCAGGGGGTGAGGCAGATCGAGCTGGACGTTTTTGCCGATCCCCGAGGTGGTTTGTTCTCGCACCGTGCCGGACTTGCATTGATTCGCGAAGATCCGGACGCAGGAATTCCACAATTGCTCGAACCAGGGTTCAAGGTGCTGCACGTACAAGATATCGACTTCGAGAGTACGTGTTGGACCTTGGTAGAGTGCTTGCAGGAGGTGAAGCGCTGGTCGGACGAGCATCCCCGCCACATGCCGCTGATGGTTTTGATCGAAGCGAAGGACGAGTGGATTCCTGTGGCTGGTTCGGCCGTCCCGGTGCCGATTGGCGAGGCTGAGCTAGACGCACTGGATGCGGAAATTCGCTCGGTGTTCCCCGAGGAACAATTGATTACTCCGGATTTTGTGCGCGGTGACCGGCCGACGCTGGAAGACGCCGTACGCAACGTTGGCTGGCCGACATTGGGTGAGAGCAGGGGCAAGGTGATGTTTTGCCTCGATAACGGGGGTGCGGTGCGGGCGGCGTACCTTGCGGCCCACCCTTCCCTTCTTGGGAGGGTGATGTTTGTGAGTGCTGGTCCGAGCGAGGCGGAGGCTGGCTTCATCAAGCTAAACGATCCGATCGGCGACTTCGACACGATTCGTGACATGGTGGCGCGAGGGTTTGTCGTCCGCACGCGTGCAGACGCGGACACAGTAGAGGCTCGCACCGGTAATACCGAGCCGCGCGATCGGGCGCTGGCAAGCGGGGCTCAGTGGGTCAGTACGGATTACCCTGTTCCGGATACCCGTTGGGGGCACGGGTACGTGGCGTCGATCCCCGGAGGCACGCCCGCGCGGTGTAACCCTGTGGTGGCGCCGGCAGACTGCGAGCCCACGCAAATCGAGCACCCGCTGTTTCTGCAATGA
- a CDS encoding SDR family oxidoreductase: MLLEGKVAVVTGGGSGIGRAACLALAREGAAVVVSDVDSMAGEGTAALVRKQRGVARFIAADVAEPSECERLVRETVATFGALHVLYNNAGIALPLQDGFTPSVAPEVWDRVLRVNLSGTFYCSHFAIPEMAKAGGGAIINAASSMALLPLGGLDAYAASKGGVAALTKSMAPGCAALGIRVNAICPGYVDTPMNAVIWQNEPLKEAFARGHAMGLQTPEEIAEVVVFLASELGRSFIGAVLPCDRGWTAFKQPDLLRG, encoded by the coding sequence ATGTTATTGGAAGGGAAAGTTGCTGTGGTGACGGGTGGCGGATCGGGCATCGGTCGCGCCGCGTGTTTGGCCTTGGCAAGGGAAGGGGCCGCCGTGGTGGTGTCGGACGTGGACTCCATGGCGGGCGAAGGCACGGCCGCGCTGGTGAGGAAACAGCGGGGCGTTGCCCGATTCATTGCTGCGGACGTCGCGGAGCCGTCGGAGTGCGAGCGGTTGGTACGTGAGACCGTTGCGACCTTTGGTGCGCTCCACGTGTTGTATAACAATGCGGGGATCGCCCTCCCGCTCCAGGATGGTTTTACGCCGAGCGTTGCCCCGGAGGTTTGGGATCGCGTCCTGCGCGTGAATCTTTCCGGAACGTTCTACTGTTCACACTTCGCGATCCCGGAGATGGCAAAGGCTGGGGGAGGTGCAATCATCAATGCCGCCTCTTCCATGGCGTTGTTGCCTCTGGGTGGTCTAGACGCGTACGCCGCAAGCAAGGGCGGCGTGGCTGCGCTGACGAAATCCATGGCGCCGGGTTGTGCTGCGTTGGGGATCCGCGTGAACGCGATTTGCCCCGGTTACGTAGATACGCCGATGAACGCGGTGATTTGGCAAAACGAGCCTCTTAAGGAAGCATTCGCCCGTGGGCATGCCATGGGCTTGCAAACGCCCGAGGAAATTGCGGAGGTTGTGGTGTTTCTCGCCTCTGAACTAGGGCGAAGCTTCATCGGCGCCGTTTTGCCGTGCGACCGTGGGTGGACGGCCTTTAAGCAGCCGGACCTACTACGAGGGTGA
- the rfbA gene encoding glucose-1-phosphate thymidylyltransferase RfbA, which translates to MRKGILLAGGSGTRLYPVTRAISKQLVPVYDKPLVYYPLSTLMLAGLREILLISTAEDLPLYRRLLGDGAWLGLRIDYAVQERPEGIAQALLIAEEFLAGASCALALGDNVFYGHGLPDLLRRAAAREQGATIFAYWVRDPERYGVVEFDEQGVAVAIQEKPHAPKSNYAVTGLYFYDSRAPRFARGLRPSARGELEITDLNRVYLEEGSLIVERLGRGFAWLDTGTHEALLQAANFIQAIEERQGLKVACLEEIAYRLGYIDREQLQELARDMGDSVYGRYLARLIEQGLH; encoded by the coding sequence GTGCGTAAGGGAATTCTGCTTGCTGGTGGCAGCGGAACTCGTTTGTACCCCGTAACTCGAGCCATCAGCAAGCAGCTGGTGCCGGTCTACGACAAGCCGCTGGTGTATTATCCGCTTTCGACGTTGATGCTCGCCGGCTTGCGCGAGATACTCCTGATCAGCACGGCCGAGGACCTTCCCCTTTATCGCCGCTTATTGGGCGACGGTGCTTGGCTTGGTTTGAGGATCGACTATGCCGTGCAGGAGAGGCCGGAAGGGATCGCGCAAGCGCTGCTGATTGCGGAAGAGTTCCTCGCCGGTGCTTCTTGCGCGTTGGCTTTGGGCGACAATGTATTTTATGGGCATGGGTTGCCCGATTTGCTGCGGCGCGCGGCCGCCCGCGAGCAAGGCGCGACGATCTTCGCTTACTGGGTGCGGGATCCAGAACGGTACGGCGTGGTGGAGTTTGATGAACAGGGTGTGGCGGTTGCCATCCAAGAAAAGCCGCATGCTCCGAAAAGCAATTATGCGGTGACGGGGCTGTATTTTTACGATAGTCGGGCTCCGAGATTTGCCCGCGGGCTGCGGCCGTCGGCGCGGGGAGAATTAGAAATCACGGACCTCAACCGTGTTTACTTGGAAGAGGGCTCTCTCATCGTCGAGCGTTTGGGACGTGGTTTCGCTTGGCTCGACACGGGCACGCACGAAGCGCTCCTGCAAGCGGCAAACTTCATTCAAGCCATCGAAGAAAGGCAAGGGCTCAAGGTGGCCTGCTTGGAGGAGATTGCCTACCGGCTCGGTTACATCGACCGGGAGCAACTGCAGGAGCTTGCACGCGACATGGGCGACAGTGTTTACGGCCGCTACCTGGCGCGGCTGATCGAGCAGGGCCTGCACTAG
- a CDS encoding DUF72 domain-containing protein, whose translation MIQIGCCGWAKAQSFYVRELNAVELQQTFYEPPQRRTLERWRQAVPPQFAFTVKCFQLVTHERTSPTYRRLRRRLPAGVEVGHFRDNDAVRAAWQETLECARVLRAPIVLVQTPARFEPTAEHVRRLRSFAAWERDPGVTIAFEPRGPAWTQDFTDQLCRELGWLRAGDPFALPPPDPVQQQVAYFRLHGRTGYRYQFSPAELLQIARWARAYLEAWVFFNNQTMWNDALAFRAVLGRARA comes from the coding sequence ATGATCCAAATCGGCTGCTGTGGTTGGGCGAAGGCACAGTCGTTCTACGTGCGAGAGCTCAACGCGGTTGAGCTCCAGCAAACGTTTTATGAACCGCCACAGCGACGCACGTTGGAGCGTTGGCGGCAGGCTGTTCCCCCGCAGTTCGCGTTCACAGTCAAGTGCTTCCAGTTGGTGACGCACGAGCGCACGAGTCCTACCTATCGCCGTCTGCGCCGTCGCCTGCCAGCCGGTGTGGAGGTGGGCCACTTCCGTGACAACGACGCCGTACGGGCGGCGTGGCAGGAAACGTTGGAGTGTGCACGAGTTCTTCGTGCTCCGATTGTCCTTGTGCAAACCCCTGCTCGCTTCGAGCCCACGGCCGAGCATGTCCGCCGCCTTCGTTCCTTTGCCGCCTGGGAGCGCGATCCCGGGGTGACGATCGCCTTTGAGCCGCGCGGCCCGGCGTGGACTCAAGATTTCACCGACCAGCTTTGCCGCGAACTCGGTTGGTTGCGGGCTGGTGACCCCTTCGCTTTACCTCCCCCCGATCCAGTGCAGCAACAGGTGGCGTACTTTCGGCTTCACGGGCGCACAGGCTACCGGTACCAGTTTTCACCGGCGGAGTTGCTGCAAATCGCGCGTTGGGCGCGGGCATATCTGGAAGCGTGGGTGTTCTTCAATAACCAAACTATGTGGAATGACGCTCTCGCGTTTCGTGCGGTGCTTGGCCGGGCGAGAGCGTAA
- a CDS encoding LLM class flavin-dependent oxidoreductase, which yields MRFRIGIVPFWKNYDRQLVLRAAQLADDLGYHSIWIPEAWAYEQFQLLAEIAVHTKSLKLATGIVNIFSRSAALIAMSAATLDEISSGRAILGMGTSGKLVVENLHGVKYRKPLTRMKETIQIVRTLLRGERLSPEVSTLFPVRHFKLEMKPVRPDIPIYIAALQEKAIRQIGALADGWVPTFWPYRHFRTGLQWIAEGARQAGRDPRAIELAPFVGIVPLEDREAARAMLKPTVAFYIGGMGTYYYEMFCRFGFAENATRVRELYAQGRRAEAVAAVDDALIDAIAICGPVSHCKEQMAEWEKEGVNTFLMNLPTGVPYEVTEQLLRTMAS from the coding sequence ATGCGCTTTAGAATTGGTATCGTGCCGTTTTGGAAGAACTACGATCGCCAGCTTGTGCTGCGCGCGGCGCAACTTGCGGACGATTTGGGCTACCACTCCATCTGGATTCCAGAAGCGTGGGCTTACGAGCAGTTCCAACTGCTTGCGGAGATTGCGGTCCACACCAAAAGCTTGAAGCTGGCCACTGGCATCGTGAACATCTTCAGCCGTTCGGCGGCGCTCATTGCAATGAGTGCCGCCACGTTGGACGAAATTTCGTCCGGCCGTGCCATCTTGGGTATGGGCACGAGCGGAAAGCTGGTGGTCGAGAATCTTCACGGGGTCAAGTATCGCAAGCCGCTGACCAGGATGAAGGAAACGATTCAAATCGTGCGCACGCTCTTGCGCGGCGAACGGTTGAGTCCTGAGGTCAGCACCCTGTTTCCGGTTCGGCATTTCAAGCTCGAAATGAAACCAGTGCGCCCCGATATCCCCATCTATATTGCGGCCCTTCAGGAAAAGGCCATTCGCCAGATTGGGGCGTTGGCTGACGGTTGGGTGCCGACGTTCTGGCCGTATCGACATTTTCGCACCGGGCTGCAGTGGATCGCTGAGGGGGCGCGGCAAGCGGGCCGGGATCCGAGGGCGATCGAGCTCGCGCCATTCGTCGGCATCGTGCCCTTAGAGGATCGCGAGGCGGCTCGGGCAATGCTCAAGCCCACCGTGGCCTTCTATATCGGTGGCATGGGCACGTACTACTACGAAATGTTTTGCCGCTTTGGCTTTGCGGAGAATGCAACACGAGTGCGTGAGCTATACGCTCAAGGACGCCGCGCCGAGGCTGTGGCCGCCGTGGACGATGCCTTGATCGACGCGATCGCCATTTGTGGACCGGTCTCACACTGTAAGGAGCAAATGGCCGAGTGGGAGAAAGAAGGTGTGAATACCTTCCTCATGAACCTTCCCACCGGCGTGCCTTACGAGGTAACCGAGCAGCTATTGCGCACCATGGCAAGCTAA
- a CDS encoding methionine adenosyltransferase: MRFAFECLEQRPIAQRRRELVEVKGIGHPDTLCDALVEAISVELARMYFQHLGFVAHYNVDKALLAAGQCEKTFLSGRILQPMRLFVGDRATFSIESTALPVIETLERAVSDWLERHLPKVRLRHELTLHPVLAPGSTPLRRIYRRAEEIISNDTSGAVGFAPFTPTEALTRGVVAFLNSEEFKQRFPDTGQDLKVFAVRTDARVELTVAMPFQCEAIDSESTYFRRKEEVLHALHSRFTGADLEIDVRLNTLDQRGRGADGLYLTLTGTSAEDADSGQVGRGNRTYGFIAFARPVGGEAAPGKNPVAHVGKIYSVASQRLAERIHTRHPELLEVYVSLATRIGEPIVQPWVSVQVLPAHGCRVAEIQHSIQQLVAAELACLPEYWHSLVQGEFSVY, from the coding sequence ATGCGTTTCGCCTTCGAATGCCTCGAACAACGTCCAATTGCCCAGCGTCGCCGAGAGCTCGTCGAGGTCAAGGGAATCGGCCACCCCGACACTTTGTGCGATGCATTGGTGGAAGCAATCTCGGTCGAGCTGGCTCGGATGTACTTCCAACACCTTGGATTTGTGGCTCACTACAATGTCGATAAGGCGCTGCTCGCGGCCGGCCAATGCGAGAAGACCTTCCTCTCCGGCCGGATACTTCAGCCGATGCGCCTGTTTGTGGGCGACCGAGCCACCTTTTCCATCGAAAGCACGGCACTACCAGTTATCGAAACTTTGGAACGCGCCGTGTCCGATTGGCTCGAGCGGCATTTGCCTAAAGTGCGGCTCCGCCACGAGCTGACCTTGCATCCGGTGCTGGCACCCGGGTCGACCCCGCTGCGCAGGATCTACCGTCGCGCCGAAGAAATAATTTCCAACGACACGTCCGGAGCGGTCGGATTTGCTCCCTTCACGCCAACCGAGGCTTTGACACGTGGAGTCGTCGCGTTTTTGAACAGTGAGGAATTCAAACAGCGGTTTCCCGATACCGGGCAAGACCTGAAGGTTTTTGCCGTTCGCACTGATGCACGCGTCGAGCTAACTGTTGCGATGCCGTTCCAATGCGAGGCGATCGACTCGGAGTCGACTTATTTTCGCCGCAAGGAAGAAGTGCTTCACGCGTTGCATTCCCGCTTCACTGGTGCCGACTTGGAGATCGACGTGCGCCTCAACACCCTGGACCAACGCGGGCGAGGTGCGGACGGGTTGTACCTTACGCTGACCGGCACCTCCGCAGAAGATGCCGACTCAGGGCAAGTTGGCCGCGGAAACCGCACTTACGGGTTTATCGCGTTTGCCCGACCCGTTGGCGGAGAAGCTGCGCCCGGCAAGAACCCAGTGGCTCACGTCGGCAAGATCTACAGCGTTGCCAGCCAACGGCTGGCTGAGCGCATTCACACCCGACATCCGGAGCTTTTGGAGGTCTACGTTTCGCTAGCCACACGGATCGGCGAGCCTATTGTCCAACCATGGGTCAGCGTTCAAGTGCTGCCTGCACACGGATGCAGGGTTGCGGAAATCCAGCATTCGATTCAGCAGCTGGTCGCTGCGGAACTAGCGTGCCTGCCCGAGTATTGGCACTCCCTCGTCCAGGGCGAGTTCTCAGTATATTGA